The window TTACTTTTAACAATTCTTCAATCTGTTTGTATCGCTTCCAAAGCTGGGAACCATTTCATCTTTCCATGTATTGATTGCCTCAACTCTGTTTATATATCTAAACTGGCTGTCTTAGTTGAGAACCCATTTCTACTTGAATTTGAAAGAGACATTGTATCAAAACATCAGTGTTGTAATAAgcagacaagaaaaaaaaatgaaaccttTATTCAAGAACAAGAGTTAAAAGCATGTTTTTATTGCTTCCAAAGCTTGGAATTATTTCATCTTTACTGATTTAAATCATGTATTTCTTCAACTCTGTTTATATATCTGATAAACATTGAATTTGAGAGGAACACTGAAACAAAACATCAGTGATGTAATAAAGCAGACAAGAACCAAAAAATGAAACTATTTATTGAGTATATGGATTACGGAAACGAATGATCAACAAGAAACCCAGTTCTTGTGAGTACTGATAATGGCTGAGAACAAACCTGCTGAAGAAATCACACTCGGAGCTGATAACACTCCCTTACCATCCCTAAGATCTGCGATCGTCATCAACCCATCAGCAAGATCTTGCAAGATGGACAACACTTTCAATGTCTTCTTCTCCTtaagcttcttcatcttctcctcttctcctcCATTAGACATCTCAATCTCGTCCTTGATCTTCCTCAAATCCCTAATCTTCAACGAAACGCTCCCGACATACCCCACGAGCTCCGCCCATGCGCTGATCTTCTGCAACCATTTCGCGTGTTTCGCATCGATCAATCCCGATTTCGCTAACCAGATGAACTGCTCTACGAAGTAGTACAACCCTTCGCCCCCGTACGCGATTACCAGAAGGAGGAGGTCGCGGCTCGAGTCACGTGGCGAGGCTCTGAGGGCGTTGATGTCTTGTACGAATTTTCCGAGACGGAAGGCTTTGCGGCTGACTCCGACGCTTGATTCAAAGCTCTTGAGGCGGTGAGTTAGAGAGCCCGATTCTGGGAGAAGGGATGATGCGAGGATGATCTTGGTTGTGTAACGAGAGATCTTCAGGAGCTTGTCTACGCCGTCTCTTTTGGCCAGGTATGTTTCGAGGTGGTTTAGGAAATCTCTGTTTTTTGGATCCATGGAGACGAGGTTTTGGCAAATTGTCGATTTAGCAAAGCCAAGATGATTGATGTGAAAGGATCCCAAGGCTCATTTATTGGTTAGCGTGCCCGGCACTGATTGTTATTGTGGCCGTGGACGATGTTGCTGGATCCCAAGtcgtttttttaaagaaaattttactTAAACAGCACacaaattaagtaatattaccagaagtttataatttattttttttactacaaAAATGTCACTAATTGTTAAtaaatatcagaaaataaatttggcgcaaaaaaaaaagctgataTGTATTAATGAACTCAGTTGTAAAGCGTTACAGCGGTTAGACGATTGAGTTAATATATATTGCGGTTGATTTGAACAACATGACTGATTTATACGTATAAATAAATCCAACGATACGGTTGAGTTACAAAAATATGACTGATTTATGAACTATAGGCTAACTTACGAACATAAACAAGCCTTAAGTGATGGATGATTTACATAAACCTTGCTAATTTTTGAGTTAACAGCTGACTTACAAACACAAGTCTTTTTTTAAGGAAACTTTTCTTAAACAACACACAAATTAAGCAATATTACCAGCTGTATATAAAAGATTATGTTGTGACAAATAACTCAACTACAAAATCAGTTGTTAATACACATGAAATTTGTGTTTATGCTCAATAAACAACCCATCGTATGTGTGGACTAGTATTTCAGTTGTAAGGAATTTATTGCTTTTGGGGATTAGACGAAAAATCCATTATAGATATGCGGTCAATGTTTGGGAGGATCCTTGGGTTCCCACCATACCATTCAAGCCGACTTGACCTTTTGCCCCAATGTTGAATCCAAAAATGCCAGCCAGCGATCTAATCAACAGTCAGTCAAAAGAATGGGATGTTGGATTACTGGTGGTTTGCTTGGAAGATAAAAGTACCTCAgaagatatgtcatcttatgTGGCAATTGGTAACATGAGATGTAGCAGTAACAAGAAATCTGACACGTCGACATATTTGATGCGATAATTATTGTCCAAGATGTGGGGAACCATAAGAAACTGTTACTCATGCCATCTTCAAATGCGTCCCAGCTTTACAAGTATGGTCTCTATCTGCAACAGCAACTAACCCTAACATCTTCCCGCTATCAAGCATATACGCCAATATGGATTATCTGTTCTAGAGGAAGAATAACATTGCTGAACCAAAATTAGATATGGATCCTTATCTTTGGATAATATGGCTTATCTAAAAGGCTCTGAATGATAAACGTTTTAGGGGGATAGATAAGGAACAACTGGAGGTAGTCTGATATTCGGAAAATGAATGTCAAGCATGGTTTAATGCAAACGAGATGGTcgctcccccccccccccccccccttaagAGCATAGCGTTGAGGAGTCGCAAGTCATAAGCTTGGACAACATGTGCATGGTGGATACTTCGTGGACTTCCACAACTCAATTTAGTGGTTGCGTTTGGGTTTGGAAGGATATGTTTGGGAAAACTCAGCTGTTGGAGACATGGAATTTAAGTTGCCGAGAGACCGCTTTACATTCAGAAATGGGATATGGAGAGCATGCTTCAGTTTTCGACATGTAAGAGCTTTGGAACATATTGCAAGGATTTGATTGCGATGATACATGACTCTCAAGCATGGCTGAGTTTTGCAACAGAATTGGAAGTGAGAAAGACGATGCATATATGTTTCCCGGATTTCAAGATCTCTCATATCACAAGAGCGCTGAATGGAATTTCAGATTCTTTAGCTAGGACTGCACAATCATTTTACAACGatctttattttattggttattctattccggtctggttacccggaccatctcaagtttgagtaatagaatagccgtttgtTGTCACACAGAAAAATCTGGCACCACATGAATTCGTTAACGTGTTTTAGTGAACTCAGCCGTAAAGCATTAAGACGGTATTGACGATTGAGTTAATATACATTTCGGCTTATTAAACAACTTGGCTGATTTACACATATAAATAAGTCCAACGATATGGTTGTTACAAAAACATGGCTGATTTATGAGCTCAAGCTGACTTACGAACATAAACAAGCCTTAAGTGACAGTTGATTTACAAAAACTTGCTGATTTTTGAGCTTACGAACACAAGTTACAATTGATTTATACATCGGCTGGTTGAGTTGTTGAAAAATTGCATGAGTTGTAGATAGGACACGAATGAGTTTTGTTTCTCCTGCTCATGTAATGATCATCGGCTGGCTGAGTTATAAAATTGACGGGTTAGTTATGGGAGATAGTTACGCCTGATTTACGTATAACCAGCGTAAATCAGTTGTAATGAGATGGATTAACGGTAACTCCGCCTAATTATGTCTGATTTACTAGAAAagattaattattaaaataacatCATTTGACGGTTGATCTTTTTTACGATACAACTGACTTAATATTTACGTTTTCGTTTGGTGGCCTATTTTTGCACCcaattttttgttgtttaattattaaaatagtaTTCACGTTGCGACTTGCTTACATTTGTACTTGATTGCTGATTTACGTGTTTTTTTGGTGGCTTACTtgtcatataagaaaaaaatggcATCAGATTAGATTTACCATGTCATCAGCTACTATTTTCCATGTCATTATTTACGTTACAGACAATCTCAAATTAATTAGGGTTTGTGTTGTGACACCTTATCttattcttctttcttcttctaccttCTTCATCTGATACCCATATACAACATTTCGAGGGTCTAGAGTTATgcatttaaataagaaaaaaacacacGACAAATTTGCGAAGTCGATACTCGATGATTACGGAGTGAGTCGAGCCATCAGATTCAGCTGTGCTACTTGTTCTCGAATAAAGCTTTGAAAACAATGGTGCACAATACTATACCATTTTACGTCTCTAATACTCGACAATTGAAAAGTTTTCTAAGCCTATGGAAAATCGAACAATACGTCTTTGTGTGGAGATTACGGGAAAAGGATAGCGAAATTTGTCGGATTTACTAGTACGATGCAGCTGACTTAATAATCAGCTTCATgcccctcctcagcttcatccccctcctcagcttcatgcccctcttcatcttcatccctcacatcagcttcatccccctcctcagcttcatccctgtcatgtccccgatccgagataggattgttgggatgagccatggtgcggggagacgcaccagtcaggtcattagaccagtagacaagcgtatcatggctcagacatagggttaagggcatcaaagtgttgagacttaaccagggtgaagaaagaatgggtttaatggagctggacgagtgatgtgggagctggacgggacagcggccgagtttgggcagctcagggaagctcaatGGGAGCTCAGTTAGTATGCATCAGCTCATGGAGCTGgaaggactagctcactcagctgggaccagctagcaatcagctcaactcagctgggccgAGTGTTCATGTCCGGGACGGTTGGGGCGGTAACAAGGGCGGTTATGGTGGTTCGGTTAGATGGTGAGGCCACGGCatggacggtcagttaaagggcttggccttggcatcaggatagagaaccgacagggacaggagcagttggaggcagttgaggaccggttgggggcagttattgccgaacggttgcaagggagagagagacaccttttcggttacaactccccccccccttcggcccatggcagttccgactccctctctctataaatacagagccctggatccagaTTTACacacagaattcttgaggggaacctctgccaaaatcgtgagagacaaaccccAAAAGGAAAAAAGAGAACCGACGATCCAAAGAGAGAACcggcgagaggcttggctgtttGTTCCAGGAGAGACCGGATcgtgggaagcaaggcctgaAGAGAGGGATACCAGAAAGGGAGAAGGACAAGGAGAAGGAGatggcgcctggggagagaacgcctaatgttagtggtgtggacggcaagCGATCGGCTCTAGTCGGCTGATGATccgatcgggcttgtggccggtttgctatgcgcctacatctactctctctatctctttagaaTTGCTTGTTCTATCAGATTATTGTGTTTGTTGTTCTGTTCATACAGGGAACACTGAACCAAGTCCTTGGCCGGTTCAGCATCCAAGTCCTAGGCCTTTGACCGGACTGTTCTTGGTCGGATTTGGATATTCTAGTGTGTTGAGTGGAAATctgtttatgggaatctcttagttgggatttatcagggattatcaggaattttaattagtttttgggaatttatttgagtatgttggttttggacaggttatagattctaagtaaccgaaccatgcttatctagacttgatgttaggatatcggccttatGAGTGTGTAATGTGTCTTGTGTGAtttcaggatcggacatggaccATGGTAAGGGAAAAtcaccgtgaagactcaggccatgggaagatgtgtggtgaatgggttaTTGTAGATAGATATGAAgtactgatagcctattgtgcaacttgtgaacttatgttagatTAAGTGTGTATGacttattaggacgaacctGAGGATGATGTATGgatctcagtttatatttatacaattgatttgccccttatgttCTTGTTAGAATGATTGTCTTAAACCTCATTTGAATTGAACTTAGAAAGATAAGACTTAGAAATCGGATtactcggacttagattgaatggttaaggCCACGGATCAGTTTGGGCATaagagccgggatcgggtcttacaatcCCCCTCCTCAGCCTCATCTCCCACATGATCTTCATCCCTTTCCTCTGAAACCGTTCTCATCTTGCTAAAGCTTTATACACAAAGACGTACTTCATGCGTTTTAATTATCTCGAGCAAGTTTCGAACTGGTCTATCACTTGTAACATGAATAGGAGGAAGGTCTGGAGCCATCTGTTGTAATGAGTAGGTTAACTCCACAGACTCTGTGTTCATGTCCAGGTTATAATTTTCTTGAGCCATTGCAACAAGATCAGCATGTGTCGAACCTTCACTCAAAAATAACATTCTCGCTCCTTTGAAATGATCAACCACAAAATTCCAACATCCATGTTTCAACAACCATTGTCCATACACTACATGTAACTGACGCATCATctgaaaaagtcaaaataaaacacattagcaaacttagaacaaagaaaacaaaagtttatTAAAGATCAAAGTGGACAACTTCAATCTAAGTCCTCCTGACGACTAAAATAtacgtcgtctggtcaacgcagaggttatttttgcaattgactttgaaatctgttatttcagacgactgaaaaataagttgtcttcttttgtttggttaaaaaaaactccaaaaaagttagacgacttacatttcagtcgtcataggttagttttgcatttgactcgattatttcagaagtttgactttccggGACGACTTACATTTTAGTCGTctcgtgaaaattaaaataataatatttttttaaaactagacgacttacaattaagttttcataggttagttttgcaattgaaaaaaaaacttcaatatttaattatatatagacgacttacaattcagtcgtccatcggacgacttacatgtaagccgtccaggatttacgaggtttgaccagaatctcggaataaaattCTGGAcaacttacaagtaagtcgtcggGCGGatgactgaattgtaagtcgtttgggtataattaaatattgaagttttatttttcaattgcaaaactaacctatgacgacttaattgtaagtcgtctagtgttaataaaatattgatatttcaattttcaccagatgactgaaatgtaagtcgtccgggaaagtcaaacttctgaaataatccagtcaaatgcaaaactaacctatgacgactgaaatgtaagtcgtctaggttctttggagatttttttgtaaccaaacaaaatcagaagacttaactttcagtcgtcgcAGAAAACAGATTTcatagtcaattgcaaaaataacctctgcgttgaccagacgacttccaggtaagtcgtctacagccagacgacttcccatgtaagtcgtctaacGAATAGATCTGGAAGAAAACtcgatttcataccttaaattggtgagataactttcttagcacacataaggcttctccaagcacacaaaaTCTCAAACTAAAGTGACCCACccagaatcgttagcttctatgactctatgaaccataaaaatgtagaatcaaaatcttgggtttttagCTCAGTGTGGAGAGAAaatgagagatatgttgtgtttagttcacaagaatggaaaaagaagaagggtaactcgattttgggagcattaagatcttcaaattggttgttcaggGTGGTTggggtattgatgacaatggaaatcttgt is drawn from Brassica rapa cultivar Chiifu-401-42 chromosome A05, CAAS_Brap_v3.01, whole genome shotgun sequence and contains these coding sequences:
- the LOC103868707 gene encoding peroxisomal membrane protein 11A — its product is MDPKNRDFLNHLETYLAKRDGVDKLLKISRYTTKIILASSLLPESGSLTHRLKSFESSVGVSRKAFRLGKFVQDINALRASPRDSSRDLLLLVIAYGGEGLYYFVEQFIWLAKSGLIDAKHAKWLQKISAWAELVGYVGSVSLKIRDLRKIKDEIEMSNGGEEEKMKKLKEKKTLKVLSILQDLADGLMTIADLRDGKGVLSAPSVISSAGLFSAIISTHKNWVSC